The following is a genomic window from Drosophila busckii strain San Diego stock center, stock number 13000-0081.31 chromosome 2L, ASM1175060v1, whole genome shotgun sequence.
GGCGTAAGGTCCACGCACTTGACGGCATGTCGGCCAGCTAGTGTGTAGGAGGGTGTAAAGTCGAGGCGCACCTTCTCCGGCTCGTAAGTGCCTGGGGCAGGAGTATCGCTTGACTTGCCAAGCTGGACACGATGGCCGAATGTATACGCTggagttttgtttaaaacacaTTTCTCAGGCTCGTAGGCGCCGGGAGCTGTAAGAGAtggaaattatatttgattaagaaaatgtaaagtttaaaaattttgaataaatagaGCAAAACTTACCTGGTGTGCAATCTACAACATCATGAGTAGACTTGCCCGTAATGCTAAAAGCGGGCGTCGTGTGCAGTTTCGATTTTTCAGGACTGTAAGTGCCAGGTgctaatacaaaattatagaaattataataaagcaGAGTGGAAAAGTGAGGACTACAGCTCACCTGGAGAATCGCTGATGagtgtgtgctttgtttttataccaAAACTAAAAGCGGGCGTGTGCTCTAGACAAACCTTTTCAGGCGTATAAGAACCAGGTGCTACAAAGGTGCAAACTATAAAGTGTTGCTACAGAAGCTAGATAGGAGGAGTTACGAACCTGGTGTAAAGTCAGAACGCAGCTCATGATGCTTGATGCCAAAGCTAAATTCGGGCGTTCTGCTGAAATTCAGCTTTTCGGGACAGTAATCCCCGGGAGCTGTGGAATagatttaaagtttattaatacCAAATAGCAGTTAAGTGCGCTTGGCTAACACTTATGCTAGTAGTTGCTGCTAAATACGTATTAGAAGGCGCTAACTAGCGGGAGTTTGGGAGTGCCAGTTTGTTATACGAGTATTACCTGGTGTGTATATATCGTGTTGGATTTTAGTTCGTCTACCGAATGTGTAACGTGGCGCATTCTTTCTTGATTGTGTGACCTTTTCAGGACAATAGCTATTTGGCGCTGTTAGtgttaataaaacaaaacaaattggtAGACTACGATGTAAGTTTCCAAAATACGTTTTACGTTATGCACAGGCAAGTTAAGAGCTACAGTTAATAACTAAGGTGACAGACAGTAGCTAAGACTAGCAGATAGAACAAACACCAAGTTAAATTCAAAGGTGAGCGGGTTTAGTGAGTTGTAGTAGGAAAGTTTGCATGTACGTTTGGCCAGTTAGTTGTGTTACCTGGATTGTTAACAAGATAAACGTTAACCTTTATGCGAAAGGTATAACGAGGCGCACGCGGCTTGAAAACATCAAGCGGTACCACTTGATAATGATTGGGACCTAAGCAAACGTTCGTTGGTTGCAATGTTTatcaaaaagagaaaatattttaattaaaaattataaatcaagGCAAAATTATGAACACAAacgaaatatttacaaaaaaaaagtaactaGCTACGATTGAGAGGGAGAGCTACAGAATAAACTACAAAGTGACTGCTAAGAGTTgtactaataaaataaataaataaagtaaagagTGGTTTACAAATTTCTAATTGATACAGAGTAGAGAAGAGAGTTTCAGCTATAGTACAAactacagagagagagagagagagagagagaaccaACACTAAACACTATAAAGCATGCTAGAGagcagagagcgcaagagcgcgACTAATGTATGCACCTAATGAGAGAGTAGTGAATGAAAGAGAGCAGAGCGTTACTTACGCGCTGCTTAAATGCTTGAATCTTGATCGAATATACTATGGGATATATACAATGATGCTGCCACGTTCCAAGATGACTTGCTTGATGgagctgctgatgatgatgatgaagtcTCTCTCGCCATGCGTCATGCGCAACCAACACCAATAACGCAACTTCATAACCAATCAAACAACCAATAAACCTTAAGCCTGTTTGGCTGCCCACATTGGACCGCAGGCGACTTACCTGGTATGAGACTGTACTTGGCGCTGGGCGGCTTCTGACCAAACGTATACTTGGGCGTGGCATCAATAACCGCCTTGGATGCAGGCAGCACATCATATTCACCAGGTCCGGGATTAACAAAGCGCGTCAGCTCCTTGGGTCGACTCTGCAGCGTGGCAGAGCGTGGATAATCCTTGCCCTTGGCACGCAGACCAGTCACATTGTATTGAGCTGGTCCCGGTCCAGTGGTTTCGTATTTGCCACGCAGCTTGTGTCCAAATGAATACGAGGGTGCACCCTTCTTCTTCGAGTCCGGCACTTTGCTgcctgcaaagcaaaactaaagtAGCGCAAACTTTTGTTATCGCTAGATAAATTACCTATAAGCGTAGGCAGCTGCACTATAGCTGGACCCGGATTGGAGGTTTCTGCTGCAATGCGTCCAGTGCGCACAGTGGGCGTCCAGGGACGCTGCTCAATGTTGCCGCCCATAGTTAGTGGTCGTATATTGCGCACAGGCTTGCAGGGTCCAAGATCCTTTTTGACAGGCTTGGGTCGCTTTTTACCAAAGAATATCtgagcaaagagcaaaagttaaaaatatttgtaattagcGTATAGTTGAAACAAACTTTggccattttgttgcagtgCTTATTGGTGTagtgttaatttaataaaagtttttactcaaatttgatttaagaTTCGAATGCTAAGTACACTTGTAATTCATTTGATATTTACAGCCTGCtatgtaaataaatctaaaagtaGCCAAAGCTAATAGATCAATATTCTTAACAAGCACAGCAAGCAGCTCATCAAATCGAGTTGTTGACAGCTTAACTTGGCATAAAATCAATTCGACTGCGACAGCATAAACTAAACTTTCCATGTGACAGTTTCACGTTTTGGTGCTTCGAATTTTCTGGGGCAAGATTtgtttgtataaacaaatggacaaacaacaataactttgCGGTAGGCTTCTTACAACACGTGACCTTCTTTTCTagctagacacacacacgccttATAGTCACGAGCCCAAAAGTGTTGCCTATCGGCAGGCGCTGGCGCTGTATATTGGGGTTGGTATCAGTTAGCGACGTCGCAGTTGGTAATCAATACGCTGACGACCCCAATTGGCTGGCTGCCGATTAGCCTGATGTATTTGGAGAGCCAGCGTCAAGTGCAGTGGCAACCCCAtaaccccaaaaaaaaaaggaagctTTAGGGTAAGTGCGGCCAACAAGGTTGAGCCTTAGCTCCAGTCAAAAATGCAGAGTGCTAATGTTTTGCCCATTTGGCGCATGTTAGCCTACAAAACGATTACTTTTAATGACTTATGGAGCGACAATTGCATGCCAAGCAAAACGAcgtacactgagcgaaaatgAGTTACCAATCGTTGAAGTTGAGGTTGCAAACTAGATTAGCTTAggttttaattgtaaattagcTTATGAATTTCATTAAAGTTGGAAATAATggcagcataattaaatataaaaagtaatattaaaaaatatacataaagaaacacaaatttatatatttgcatatttttgacaTATTTCCTTTTCGCTTAGTGTAGCGCTCCGCTGAATTCTGAATTAAgcagaattaaatttaaaaagtaatattaaaaaatataaataaaaatatacaattttatatatttgcacaatttttgaCATGCTTTGCGCTCAGTGTAGCGCTCAGCTGAATTCtgcataaagaaaaattaaatataaaatgatatattaaaaaatataaatatttgcttaatttgtgcATGCTTTTTGCACAGTGTAGCCACTGAGCTGAGCTCGCAGACGCGCTGAAAGTTCGAGCGTGACCGTGAATTCAACCAACTGCTCTACGCCTTATGTAAATACACTGAAACCATGGACTTGGCGCCCTGACtaggtgggcgtggcattgcaGCGCCCATTTGACATAAATGGGGCCAATATAAAGCaaactgaggctgaggctaaAAAGTGGGCGTGTTATATGCGACCTCGCACGCAATTGAAGCATATTTGCTTTTCagttgacttgacttgacttgacttgagttgagttgagttgaattgttgttgtttttatagctttggCCATATGCGTTCCATAAGCAACGAATCTTACATCATCAAAAGTGCACCCACATAAAAGCGAACGAAACAATTCAACTTCAATTGCTGCAGAGTAAAGCAAAACGGCCTTTTAAGGCCGCTACAGATGAATCAGCCATTTGGCCAGACGTTTGTTGTTAGCCAGACATTAGCGTGaagtgttgttgttaaataaaaaataacgtCAGGCTAGCTTAGCagcatttaatcaaattaaaagcgcacATGCAACGCTTGCAACGCGGCCACTTGCATCAGATTACAGTAGATGGTGCCAGCGATAGGCAGAGGTCAAAGAGGctatgccacgcccccaacACAGTCTTAACGCATACGCTTAGACTAAGTCGCTCTCTCAAGCTTTGCTGCGTTCTCCGCTCAGCGTCAACCTGTCAGGTATCTATTTTCATTCACATGACTCCATTGCCTATTTAActtgttagttttttattctcagccaagcaattgaaattgatttgtgTGTGGAGTGACCCAAGTGTCAAgtcaaatatacatattaaagctttaacaaTAGCACAAGCTGCACACACGTCAGCTTCAATTTATGAtatcaaatgccaaaaaagaatagaaataaattagcaaacaatagCAGCTAAAGCTAGACGAATAGCAGCTGCTCTATCTAGCGAAAATTATGATTGATTGCTAActaattgctaattattttagtaagctaaaaatataaaaagcaatttgcatatttagaTAAAAATTCTTTCTAcacgctttttttttttagtgcataacatattaataacaacgtttatttgttattatgttCACCTTTCACGCGCTGCTTGctatgaaaaaataataatgagctCAGCATTTAAATGTCCATCAGCAGCTTTTACGCCCAAACAGCGCCAATGACGTTTACTGCTCACTCGCCTGACTGTCTTAGTTGCTGGCCATTTCCTTTAGCCCACATTGAGTTGTCCAAAAAGTTTTTGGGAacactcagactcagactGTGGCgcccacacagacagacagtcaaacACGTCAGTTAATTGTTGCTATAACTTTATTTAACTAATACACATACGTGTGTATTTAACAATAACAGACCGACataactatttgtttatgtatgtgtgtcggctatgtaagtttaattaacagcaaaaaACAAGACAAGCAAGCCAAAAAGACAAACCggcaaagcgacaacaacgcTAAAGATAAAGATCAGGGAAGAGTGCAGAGAGTTGAGGGGAGACAACAAGACAAAAAAAACGTTTGGATGCCCAAAATAGCAGaaaaaaacaagtgaaaaAAGTTCAAGTATAGCGTTGATAGCAGTTAATTGAATACACTATAAAaggcttaaaataattaaaaatttattagcagtttttaaagcaataagctaactaaattaattgttaaaatattgccataacattatatataaaaagttatttgcactttagcattaaatatttttgtcagTGTACTGATAAACACTACACAAACATCATTGACAtcagcgctttgctttgcttgtggcTGTTGAACTAGTTTTGTTCTCgaaatctaattaaattgcGTAGATCGTATGTATTTGGCAACGTGTTTTGGCCAAGTCAAGTGAAAGCTGCAACTGGGCTAGCCAACTTGAGAGCCTAtgtttgatataaaaatttaagctgctggcTTAAACGACGTTTCCGTTTGACTGATCAGCCAGATATTTGCATAGCTGTGGCTTTTATGAGCTGCCataattatgattttttttgttttagccaCAGCTAAAAGAGAGCTGTGAATTTTCAGCCTTGAGCCAGCGCCAAGcaagtttataatttgttttgctcatAATAtacattattgttatttttttgtttgaaaaatgAGCTTAGAGTCGACcggtttgcatttaataataagctaGAGCTGATGTCATGGTGCGCACTAAAGGTTACAATGAACCAAAGACTTCCACTTGTGGCGCAGACCCAAAATATGACATCAATagacaaaactaaaaacattgactaaacaagcaaagtgtatgcaaaacaGCTGTCGAGCAAGTCAAATGCCAATACAGGAACAAATAGTTAGACAGACAGTTCGCCAACAGTCAATGAACTTTTCGGGTCAGGATAATGCAGTCAACACGCAATGTGCGCCATACATAATCGTTAtgcataattgttgttgttgtagtcacAAGTCACAGTCACGGCTGCAGTCACAGTGACATTGtctatgaaaataatttcgaGGGTTTACGCCTACAGCAGACAACAGCCCACACCCCACACCCCACTCCCCCCTTTTGTATTACTTACCCAGCTATGCtgtctgttgtttttataactttgatttgcacaataaaaaactttGAGTTAGCGTTGAGCTAGCCGTTTTAATAGCAAACAGTCCTTGTTTATTTTACAGCCTTTGCCGCAGGACTTTCAAAACAGCTGGGCAGCCCACTAGTAGTTTACCGTTACGGAAGCAGCCAACTGTCAATTGACAAGTTTggtgttttgtattttttgttcgTTGTTCGCAATTCGTTAATTGAGTTTAAGTGACAGCTGTTGTCGCGTATTGTTTTTTACTAGCAATTGCCAAATGATTTGCTTGAGAACAGAtttattctttaatttatgttctatttgctttatacgtttgctgcttttcttttttttttaaaccgCACTCGAGCGCCGCTGAACTTAAACTGAGCGCCAACATAGCCAACAGttgcttttcatttcaaagagagcgagagagcgagcgcgtcGCTGCTCACAGCAGCTGTTAGTCGCTCAGCTTTGCGTTGGCGtttaacagcgcgctgttaatTTAGCAGCGCCTGTTTGCTGCCGCTTTCTCAAGCTTATCTTGAAAGTGTTTACTAAGTTTggatttgtttaattgcctataaatcaaatttacatATTCATTAAATCAATGCCCTTTTGCATGCTTCATTGATTTGCTGTAATTTGTTTCGGGGTCTGCTGCTATTGCTCATCGCGCTCAACTGTTTATGGCATTTAAACAATAACGCCTCTTgttgttatataaaaatatagaaaatataatcGCATCATTTATAGTGCTGCGGTTTTGCACATAGACAACCTTCACCCACACACGTGTCCAATGGAGCATGGAAAATCTATATAAGATCATTTTTCGCCGCCGCTTgacatacaaattgcaatacaatataataataatagtaataataatacatagaataaaataaaatttttaaaatagcttaattgtgtgtaattgttaataattgttgttttgaaattaacgttgtttttaaactttacTAAGAACATTTTAGCGTTAGTTTATAAGTCAAACAGCAAAGTATAAGAGTGAGCTGCTCAACTTATATTTTGCGCTGTTAGCTCAACAGTTGAAACTGAGCGCTGTAATGTTAAACGCTGCTCACTGTTACAAGCTGCTCATTGCTGAGCATCTGTTAAgctaaatttacttttaaatttgaacttaagcatttaaatgtaaactatTTGCATATTAGTTAggatcatttatttatttcatttcatttttagcaATATCAcgttgaattattaatttttatagggCTTGTCTATAGCAATAGAAATGTGtatgaattaattattcatCTGCGCAATAAATCAACTAAGCTgcgtgttttaattaattagttagtaATATATATAGCGTATTATGTTGCTAGGCTTggtgtatttgttgcttttaactAGGCGCGTACTATTAACAaggcattttttatttaatatgcaggCTACTGGACTTGACTTTAGCTAgtgttagtttagtttttgttgttgttgcttactGTCTAAGTTATATACTTGGCATTTATCAAAATCGGTAATGgtatcaaaaagttgtataaaatgtttttttaaagtaccttgtttgctttgctatttgatTACGGATTCGCATTTGATTTATCTTTGGTGTttcaatattgttgttgctctgctgtttgttttgttgtatagTTGgcgcttataaaatatatacaagtcTTGTTTTGAGTTGCATTCGGTTTGGTTCTGctcttttgttgttaagctgttgttgtgtattaaatgtttaattttggctcgcaaacatttgcatttgaaaccGAATTTTGTTAAGTGCAATGCAGTCTAGcccaatatttattaaatgttgttgtttataactGCAAAGGGCGtgtgctgtaaataaaaacgaacaaaaaaacaaagctgcattcattttacattttatatttgttttcgttttgtttgcttaggcGATggataaaattaattaagtaaaacttgtttataaaaataggtaaaatatatatgtagcatatttataatatatgtaacGTTTATGTATGCGTTAAAATCAGCAGAAatcagtttaaaatttaaagcaaatacacaaacaaagtGCATATGgaattgttgcatttaaaaaaaaacattcgaAGTAGAGGGGCGGGTgtggaaaaaaattaaacaataaatcacaaaactTAAACTAAGCACGTAAAATtctaaactaataaaaattgtggGATCTTCacattgttttttgtgttttgtatgtttttcatttttagcgATTCTCTGTGCCGACTTGAgagcttataaattaattttacgcTTAATCAGTTTACTTAGattcattttgttgtaatgTTGCGTGTGTGTTAAACTTACTTTAAAGAAAgcacaataattataatgcgcatagtataaatgtatataatatatatattttatataattatactcATCAGCGTTCGTTATGAAATGTATCAAAAATTTGACTATTAACTACAGTTAACTATAATGCATAtagttgtttgttgttgttatacttgttgttacatacatttaataataataataaacataatgatATCATTTgctcagcttaagctttagctttatctTTTGCTGCCCTGCTtttaactctctctctctctctctttataataataataatatatatgccatattgtttaaacatttagtTGCGGCGCTTCTTTACttagatatatgtacatatataactgAGGTCTATACGTACGTACGTGTGCTGCAAACATAACTAGGCCgtatatattcaattaattttgtatgcattcGTAACTCATTAAGTTTAGCTCGTAtatctttaataataataataattaaatgtaggTTTTTATGTTTTGGGTGCGCTAATCAGTGCATGCTGCAGTCGCTTAGTCGGTTAACGTTTGAGCCACAAGTGCCAGCTGCTCCTTGAGCACACGAAACGAGGGACGCTCCTCAGGGCCATGCGACCAGCACTTTTTCATAACCTGCAAATGGAAATTCATTAGATCTGGCTTCATAACAAGGCTGAGGCTTCAAGCTACGAACGTCATAAATTTCCTTGGCACACGACTTTGGTTTCTCTAATATAATGCCGCGTTGCACACGCTCGACGACTTCGGTGTTCTTTAGACGGCCATAGGGCATCTTGCCGCAAGTGAAGATCTCCCACATGAGCACacctaaaaaacaaaaacaattaatgccTGCTAAACAGTTTAGCTTTGACTTGTACTAACCATAAGCCCACACATCGCTTTTGGAGCTGAAGCGCGTATAGTTAAGCACCTCGGGTGGCGCCCATTTGATGGGAAATTTGGTGCCGCCGGAGCTAGTATACTGATCATCGAGCACATAGCGCGCCAGTCCAAAGTCGGCCACCTTAACAACATTTTCAGAGCCTACGAGACAATTGCGTGCCGCCAGATCGCGATGTATATAGTTGTGGCGCTCCAAATAGGCCATGCCCTTGCTCACTTGTATGCACATGTCCAGCAGCAGACCCATGTTGCCAATTAGCGTATTCTCATGCCGGCGCAAATAGTTCAACAGCGAGCCATGCTTCATATATTCGGTAACAATATAGATGGGACGATGCTTGGAGCAAACGCCATAGAGCTGCACCAGATTCGGATGCTGCAGCTTGGTCATAACCTTTGCCTCCTCTATGAAATCATCCTCCGACATGGTGCCCTCTTTCATCATTTTGACTGCGGTATCAATGCTGCCGCGCCATTTGCCACGACGCACAACACCAAACTGTCCCGAGCCCAGCTCCTCCATAAGCATTAGCTCCATGGGATGTATTTCCCACTTGTCGTGCGACAAACCCGCCGTAGGCGGCACTGGACGATCGCAAGGCGATGACTTCAAGCGGCAGGCCAATCCACCAGAGTTGTGACGATGATAATTAATCAGATCCGGTATAGTCTCGCAGCAGTGCTTCTCACTTAGATAATACTCGCCACGCGCGTTCTGTTTAATATGATAATGCTTCACATGCGATTGTGGACTGTTGAGGTATTAGATTATTTAGCAGCtcatatttattagttttatacTACTTACACTTTGGTATGCAGCGATAGCGTATAGAGACCCTTGGTGGATGACTTGCGCACCACAAAGCAGCCCTCCTTGTCGCCCTGCTTGAGCAGCGACTCGGCACGTTGCCTGGACATGTCACCCACGTACCATCTGCAAAGCAAAGtagcaacatttatattaGAATTGTTAATTTTAGTGCATTTAAGGCTTTAACTAACTAAGCAGCTTATAGTTAAGTATAGTTAAGGAGCGATTTAACATATGTTAATAGCTTATTTTGTTTCTAATAGCGTTTTAAGTGCtaaaatttcttttcattcctattttacatttaagttCATTGTGAGTTTTTcttgtaataattttctttttaattattttagtattttgaaCGCTATTTTACAAATAAGTTTATTGTGACTTTTATCGTAATAATTACTTTAGTATTAATTAACACATATTTAGACCAAAAATTCATCCCAGCCAATTCTTTAGTTACTGCTACTCATATTCAAACTGaatcatattttgtattattattaatttaataaattagcagcagTAATTGCATTAGTTTCTATCCTTCTATTGCTATTTTAATAATCTTGCCATTTTATAACTTAAGAAAATTCGtagaaacttaaattttagcCTATTaatctatttttaatttgaataaaggGCTACGATTAATTGAATCATTGAACGCttatgctacaaaataaacGCCATATACAAAAGCTAACAGCTTATAGGCTTAActtaagttatatataaaagtttagaGCTTAAAGAAATAACTTATCAACAATTAGCTTAagcattgatttaaataaaaacacttgaTACAATTGAGGCAAGATTAAGGAAACTGTACAATAAACAGCGACGTAGTTAACTCAAACTTATTCCAAGCTATAGAAGTGCTTAACACTTACTCATAACGCTCGAGTCCCAGCAGCGCTTTGGGCTTAACATAATTGCTGGGTATGTAGCCCACATTGCCAATTGCATCCTTAACTTTCCACCAATGCTCCTGTGAGTCGTCAATTACTTCATATTCGGCATTctgaaattg
Proteins encoded in this region:
- the LOC108607972 gene encoding uncharacterized protein LOC108607972 isoform X7; translation: MAKIFFGKKRPKPVKKDLGPCKPVRNIRPLTMGGNIEQRPWTPTVRTGRIAAETSNPGPAIVQLPTLIGSKVPDSKKKGAPSYSFGHKLRGKYETTGPGPAQYNVTGLRAKGKDYPRSATLQSRPKELTRFVNPGPGEYDVLPASKAVIDATPKYTFGQKPPSAKYSLIPGPNHYQVVPLDVFKPRAPRYTFRIKVNVYLVNNPAPNSYCPEKVTQSRKNAPRYTFGRRTKIQHDIYTPAPGDYCPEKLNFSRTPEFSFGIKHHELRSDFTPAPGSYTPEKVCLEHTPAFSFGIKTKHTLISDSPAPGTYSPEKSKLHTTPAFSITGKSTHDVVDCTPAPGAYEPEKCVLNKTPAYTFGHRVQLGKSSDTPAPGTYEPEKVRLDFTPSYTLAGRHAVKCVDLTPAPGSYAPEKYRSDHMPAFSFAGRTTIEHISHTPAPCDYKPEQCQVNGTPAFTFGMKLKREQISETPAPTAYEPEKHNQHTPLAYTFGTKTTLKQHSDAPAPGHYHPELCKVDSSPAYSFGLKTAPLMPLPAPNVYKIPTVLGSSKEGPIRSAPAYTMAGREKESLIPAHITPGPGYYDGEYTVIKSKPPVYSMRGKFKFVTDDNKPGPGAHCPEKYWEKRSTPAISFGILHSKFCGRPGQYLLPDRYTRCLMETRPDKGYA
- the LOC108607972 gene encoding uncharacterized protein LOC108607972 isoform X2; this translates as MAKIFFGKKRPKPVKKDLGPCKPVRNIRPLTMGGNIEQRPWTPTVRTGRIAAETSNPGPAIVQLPTLIGSKVPDSKKKGAPSYSFGHKLRGKYETTGPGPAQYNVTGLRAKGKDYPRSATLQSRPKELTRFVNPGPGEYDVLPASKAVIDATPKYTFGQKPPSAKYSLIPGPNHYQVVPLDVFKPRAPRYTFRIKVNVYLVNNPAPNSYCPEKVTQSRKNAPRYTFGRRTKIQHDIYTPAPGDYCPEKLNFSRTPEFSFGIKHHELRSDFTPAPGSYTPEKVCLEHTPAFSFGIKTKHTLISDSPAPGTYSPEKSKLHTTPAFSITGKSTHDVVDCTPAPGAYEPEKCVLNKTPAYTFGHRVQLGKSSDTPAPGTYEPEKVRLDFTPSYTLAGRHAVKCVDLTPAPGSYAPEKYRSDHMPAFSFAGRTTIEHISHTPAPCDYKPEQCQVNGTPAFTFGMKLKREQISETPAPTAYEPEKHNQHTPLAYTFGTKTTLKQHSDAPAPGHYHPELCKVDSSPAYSFGLKTAPLMPLPVRSNNVDKENVTTTITIVSTQQNDAQASKLLNGTTTTTTTTTTTKHSNGHNGHTELAPITQHQVLANGKHCESKSKSIVSSMHHEQSAHAQRGNLKVMASGVADASNSNCTSQSTRSVLQTDGAIVTSGQSIKSSTVKYAVQASSVQEQLISS
- the LOC108607972 gene encoding uncharacterized protein LOC108607972 isoform X13, which gives rise to MAKIFFGKKRPKPVKKDLGPCKPVRNIRPLTMGGNIEQRPWTPTVRTGRIAAETSNPGPAIVQLPTLIGSKVPDSKKKGAPSYSFGHKLRGKYETTGPGPAQYNVTGLRAKGKDYPRSATLQSRPKELTRFVNPGPGEYDVLPASKAVIDATPKYTFGQKPPSAKYSLIPGPNHYQVVPLDVFKPRAPRYTFRIKVNVYLVNNPAPNSYCPEKVTQSRKNAPRYTFGRRTKIQHDIYTPAPGDYCPEKLNFSRTPEFSFGIKHHELRSDFTPAPGSYTPEKVCLEHTPAFSFGIKTKHTLISDSPAPGTYSPEKSKLHTTPAFSITGKSTHDVVDCTPAPGAYEPEKCVLNKTPAYTFGHRVQLGKSSDTPAPGTYEPEKVRLDFTPSYTLAGRHAVKCVDLTPAPGSYAPEKYRSDHMPAFSFAGRTTIEHISHTPAPCDYKPEQCQVNGTPAFTFGMKLKREQISETPAPNVYKIPTVLGSSKEGPIRSAPAYTMAGREKESLIPAHITPGPGYYDGEYTVIKSKPPVYSMRGKFKFVTDDNKPGPGAHCPEKYWEKRSTPAISFGILHSKFCGRPGQYLLPDRYTRCLMETRPDKGYA
- the LOC108607972 gene encoding uncharacterized protein LOC108607972 isoform X11, which codes for MAKIFFGKKRPKPVKKDLGPCKPVRNIRPLTMGGNIEQRPWTPTVRTGRIAAETSNPGPAIVQLPTLIGSKVPDSKKKGAPSYSFGHKLRGKYETTGPGPAQYNVTGLRAKGKDYPRSATLQSRPKELTRFVNPGPGEYDVLPASKAVIDATPKYTFGQKPPSAKYSLIPGPNHYQVVPLDVFKPRAPRYTFRIKVNVYLVNNPAPNSYCPEKVTQSRKNAPRYTFGRRTKIQHDIYTPAPGDYCPEKLNFSRTPEFSFGIKHHELRSDFTPAPGSYTPEKVCLEHTPAFSFGIKTKHTLISDSPAPGTYSPEKSKLHTTPAFSITGKSTHDVVDCTPAPGAYEPEKCVLNKTPAYTFGHRVQLGKSSDTPAPGTYEPEKVRLDFTPSYTLAGRHAVKCVDLTPAPGSYAPEKYRSDHMPAFSFAGRTTIEHISHTPAPCDYKPEQCQVNGTPAFTFGMKLKREQISETPAPTAYEPEKHNQHTPLAYTFGTKTTLKQHSDAPAPNVYKIPTVLGSSKEGPIRSAPAYTMAGREKESLIPAHITPGPGYYDGEYTVIKSKPPVYSMRGKFKFVTDDNKPGPGAHCPEKYWEKRSTPAISFGILHSKFCGRPGQYLLPDRYTRCLMETRPDKGYA
- the LOC108607972 gene encoding uncharacterized protein LOC108607972 isoform X8 — encoded protein: MAKIFFGKKRPKPVKKDLGPCKPVRNIRPLTMGGNIEQRPWTPTVRTGRIAAETSNPGPAIVQLPTLIGSKVPDSKKKGAPSYSFGHKLRGKYETTGPGPAQYNVTGLRAKGKDYPRSATLQSRPKELTRFVNPGPGEYDVLPASKAVIDATPKYTFGQKPPSAKYSLIPGPNHYQVVPLDVFKPRAPRYTFRIKVNVYLVNNPAPNSYCPEKVTQSRKNAPRYTFGRRTKIQHDIYTPAPGDYCPEKLNFSRTPEFSFGIKHHELRSDFTPAPGSYTPEKVCLEHTPAFSFGIKTKHTLISDSPAPGTYSPEKSKLHTTPAFSITGKSTHDVVDCTPAPGAYEPEKCVLNKTPAYTFGHRVQLGKSSDTPAPGTYEPEKVRLDFTPSYTLAGRHAVKCVDLTPAPGSYAPEKYRSDHMPAFSFAGRTTIEHISHTPAPCDYKPEQCQVNGTPAFTFGMKLKREQISETPAPTAYEPEKHNQHTPLAYTFGTKTTLKQHSDAPAPGHYHPELCKVDSSPAYSFGLKTAPLMPLPAPNVYKIPTVLGSSKEGPIRSAPAYTMAGREKESLIPAHITPGPGYYDGEYTVIKSKPPVYSMRGKFKFVTDDNKPGPGAHCPEKVNLSHVPAYSFGIKHSQYLGRLNDKNKECDYGFSGIC